The region TATCGAGCGCTACACCGTCCCGGGGTTCAAGGACCTCCCGGTCGCCTGCAAGAAGCTCATCGAGGAGCGGGGATGCGACATCGTCATCGCCCTCGGCATGCCTGGCGGCAAGGAAAAGGACAGGATGTGCGCCCATGAGGCCTCCCAGGGCCTCATGCTCGCCCAGCTCATGACAAACCACCACATCATCGAGGTCTTCGTCCACGAGGACGAGGCCGGGACAGAGAGTGAACTTGCCTGGCTTGCCGAACAGCGGACAAGGGAGCACGCCGTCAATGCCGTGAACCTCGTCCTCAGACCGCAGGTCCTCACCAGGCAGGCCG is a window of Methanofollis sp. DNA encoding:
- the ribC gene encoding riboflavin synthase: MKVGVADTTFARVDMGAIAIDELRKHASVGIERYTVPGFKDLPVACKKLIEERGCDIVIALGMPGGKEKDRMCAHEASQGLMLAQLMTNHHIIEVFVHEDEAGTESELAWLAEQRTREHAVNAVNLVLRPQVLTRQAGTGQRQGFEDVGPARQ